A region of Vicinamibacterales bacterium DNA encodes the following proteins:
- a CDS encoding NADH-quinone oxidoreductase subunit I, which produces MIRPLVNGFALTFKHLFRRPITVDYPNQKVPMFPRYRGKQVLMRDEHGMEKCVACGLCSVACPADAIYLEAAENDGTVMAGPRYAAVYQIHKTRCIFCGYCEEACPVSAIFMGKDYELAVYSKDDFVWDKTELLVPPPAGVSGPQSA; this is translated from the coding sequence ATGATTCGCCCGTTGGTCAACGGTTTTGCGCTGACGTTCAAGCACCTGTTCCGCCGTCCGATCACGGTGGACTACCCCAACCAGAAGGTGCCGATGTTCCCCCGGTACCGTGGGAAGCAGGTGCTGATGCGCGACGAGCACGGGATGGAGAAGTGCGTCGCCTGCGGCCTGTGTTCGGTGGCCTGTCCGGCCGACGCCATCTACCTCGAGGCGGCCGAGAACGACGGCACCGTCATGGCCGGCCCGCGCTATGCGGCGGTCTACCAGATCCACAAGACCCGGTGCATCTTCTGCGGCTACTGCGAGGAGGCCTGCCCGGTCTCGGCCATCTTCATGGGCAAGGACTACGAGCTGGCCGTGTACAGCAAGGACGACTTCGTCTGGGACAAGACGGAGCTCCTCGTGCCCCCGCCGGCGGGCGTGAGCGGCCCCCAGTCGGCCTAG
- a CDS encoding bifunctional homocysteine S-methyltransferase/methylenetetrahydrofolate reductase has protein sequence MPRAPFLDALASRVLVCDGAMGTMLYGKGVFINRCFESLNLSQPDLVLDVHRQYVAAGADVIETNTFGASRLKLRAFGMGDQVREVNLAGARLAREAAGDDAYVAGAIGPLGVRIEPWGKTGVDEARDYFREQAAARAEGGVDLLILETFRDWHEAAAAVDAAREACDLPIVAQVTSEDDGNSLDGTPPEQFGPALVARGARVVGVNCSVGPAPMLDTIERLADACGGTPLSAQPNAGKPRDIEGRNIYLCSPEYMASYARRFITSGVRLVGGCCGTTPEHIRQIALAVKQLAPDDGARRGTTRHRAVTVETPLAKPPVPLAERSAVAAKLASGAFVVGVELAPPRGHAPADALDEARLAASRGADLVLVSDTPRGGARLGALAMAVLIRQQCGIEPVLQYSCRDRNLLGIQSDLLGAHAMGVHNIVGITGDVRRIGDYPDATAVFDVDSVGLTHVLSRLNHGLDIAGQPIGAPTALLAGVMVNPAAADLDRELRRFEYKVEAGAEFVLTRPLFDVAAFERFLGRIAHLKVPVLAGLWPFDSVMNAEFMANEVPDVVVPDALVARMRQAASPEAARLEGIRIAQELLGALRPMAAGVVVSTPDGRVGRALEVVHGVVRAAPAS, from the coding sequence ATGCCTCGCGCCCCATTTCTCGACGCCCTGGCGTCCCGCGTGCTCGTCTGCGACGGCGCGATGGGTACGATGCTGTACGGCAAGGGCGTCTTCATCAACCGCTGCTTCGAGTCGCTGAACCTCTCGCAGCCCGACCTCGTGCTCGACGTGCACCGGCAGTACGTGGCCGCCGGGGCCGACGTGATCGAGACCAACACGTTCGGCGCGTCGCGGCTCAAGCTTCGCGCGTTCGGGATGGGCGACCAGGTGCGCGAGGTGAACCTCGCCGGCGCCCGGCTGGCCCGCGAGGCCGCCGGCGACGACGCCTACGTGGCCGGGGCCATCGGGCCGCTGGGCGTGCGCATCGAGCCCTGGGGCAAGACGGGCGTCGACGAGGCCCGCGACTACTTCCGCGAACAGGCGGCCGCCCGCGCCGAGGGCGGCGTGGACCTGCTGATCCTCGAGACCTTCCGCGACTGGCACGAGGCCGCCGCCGCCGTCGATGCCGCGCGCGAGGCGTGCGACCTGCCGATCGTCGCGCAGGTCACGTCGGAAGACGATGGCAACAGCCTGGACGGCACGCCGCCGGAGCAGTTCGGCCCGGCGCTCGTCGCGCGCGGCGCGCGCGTGGTCGGCGTCAACTGCAGCGTGGGGCCCGCGCCGATGCTCGACACGATCGAGCGCCTCGCCGATGCCTGCGGTGGTACCCCGCTCTCCGCCCAGCCCAACGCCGGCAAGCCGCGCGACATCGAGGGGCGGAACATCTACCTCTGCTCGCCCGAGTACATGGCGTCCTACGCGCGGCGCTTCATCACCAGCGGCGTGCGCCTGGTCGGCGGGTGCTGCGGCACGACTCCGGAGCACATCCGCCAGATCGCCCTCGCGGTGAAGCAACTCGCGCCCGACGACGGCGCGCGCCGCGGAACGACGCGCCACCGGGCCGTCACCGTCGAGACGCCGCTGGCGAAGCCGCCGGTGCCGCTCGCCGAGCGGTCCGCCGTCGCTGCCAAGCTGGCGTCGGGCGCGTTCGTCGTCGGCGTCGAGCTGGCGCCGCCGCGCGGCCACGCGCCGGCCGACGCGCTGGACGAGGCGCGCCTGGCGGCCTCGCGCGGCGCGGATCTCGTCCTGGTGTCCGACACACCGCGTGGCGGCGCGCGCCTCGGCGCCCTGGCGATGGCCGTCCTCATCCGCCAGCAGTGCGGGATCGAGCCCGTGCTCCAGTACTCCTGCCGCGACCGCAACCTGCTCGGGATCCAGTCCGACCTGCTCGGGGCGCACGCGATGGGCGTGCACAACATCGTCGGCATCACGGGCGACGTCAGGCGGATCGGCGACTACCCGGATGCGACGGCCGTGTTCGACGTGGACTCGGTCGGCCTGACCCACGTGCTGAGCCGCCTCAATCATGGCCTCGACATCGCGGGACAGCCGATCGGCGCGCCCACGGCGCTGCTCGCCGGCGTGATGGTCAACCCGGCGGCGGCCGACCTGGACCGCGAGCTGCGGCGGTTCGAGTACAAGGTGGAGGCGGGGGCCGAGTTCGTCCTCACGCGGCCGCTCTTCGACGTCGCCGCCTTCGAGCGTTTCCTGGGACGGATTGCCCACCTCAAGGTGCCGGTGCTGGCAGGGCTGTGGCCGTTCGACTCGGTGATGAACGCCGAGTTCATGGCCAACGAGGTGCCCGACGTGGTGGTACCGGACGCGCTCGTCGCCAGGATGCGCCAGGCGGCCAGCCCGGAGGCCGCGCGCCTCGAAGGCATTCGCATCGCACAGGAGCTCCTGGGCGCGCTCCGGCCGATGGCCGCGGGCGTCGTCGTATCGACGCCGGACGGCCGCGTCGGCCGGGCGCTCGAGGTGGTGCACGGCGTCGTGAGGGCGGCCCCGGCAAGCTGA
- the lon gene encoding endopeptidase La produces the protein MTDAKTPAPLPTSLPVLPLRRTVAFPLTLQPLAVNRPASIESVNTALTTDRMLLLVVQKNDAEEPDPDALESVGTICVVRQMARAEHGLNIIFEGLSRVRVLTVSKTGTTIQATVEPMPERIESGVETEAYERRIRELAERAVTLATGASAEVRQIVLGIEDPLRLAYLLGSMLDASAAEKQSILAADPLLRKLEIVHRMLAREVSVLELKGKIESQAQAEMSESQRQYYLRQQLKAIQEQLGEGESTELGDLKKKIDDARLPEAVRKQVDREVDRLSRMSGGGAAEAQMIRTYIDWVLEVPWAVTTEDRLDPVAARAVLDADHYDLDKVKERIVEYLAVRKLKGDMKGPILCFVGPPGVGKTSLGQSIARAMQRKFVRISLGGVRDEAEIRGHRRTYIGSMPGRIVQALKQAGSMNPVFMLDEADKLAAGIQGDPAAALLEVLDPAQNHTFRDHYLEVPIDLSKVLFIATANQLGTMHPALLDRMEIIQLSGYTEEDKVHIARTYLIPRQLAEHGLAAGAVAFEDGALRAVIGEHTREAGVRSLERRIGTIARKVAAKVAAASDPAGVEPTVVTAAALEDYLGPARFKREVAFRTSAPGVATGLAWTEAGGDVLFIEASLLPGGKEQIILTGQLGNVMQESARAAVSHIRAQAGALGVDPAFLRNRDLHVHVPAGAIPKDGPSAGVTMATAILSAATGRPVRADVAMTGEITLSGMVLPVGGIREKVLAARRSGVKTVILPALNESDLVDIPDDLRRDMTFVFAKTLEDVLAAALGARPAAPAAPVLAHGPQDVDA, from the coding sequence ATGACCGACGCCAAGACCCCTGCGCCCCTCCCGACGTCGCTTCCGGTGCTGCCGCTGAGGCGGACCGTCGCCTTCCCGCTCACGCTGCAGCCGCTGGCCGTCAACCGGCCCGCCTCGATCGAGTCGGTGAACACGGCCCTCACGACGGACCGGATGCTGCTGCTGGTGGTGCAGAAGAACGATGCGGAGGAGCCGGATCCGGACGCGCTGGAGTCGGTCGGCACGATCTGCGTCGTGCGCCAGATGGCACGGGCCGAGCACGGGCTCAACATCATCTTCGAGGGCCTCTCCCGCGTTCGCGTGCTCACGGTCAGCAAGACCGGCACGACCATCCAGGCCACGGTCGAGCCGATGCCCGAACGGATCGAGAGCGGCGTCGAGACCGAAGCGTACGAGCGGCGCATCCGCGAACTGGCCGAGCGCGCGGTGACGCTGGCCACCGGTGCCTCGGCCGAAGTCCGGCAGATCGTGCTCGGCATCGAGGATCCGCTGCGCCTCGCCTACCTGCTGGGCTCGATGCTGGACGCTTCGGCGGCCGAGAAGCAGTCGATTCTGGCCGCCGACCCGCTCCTCAGGAAGCTCGAGATCGTCCACCGCATGCTGGCCCGTGAGGTGTCGGTCCTGGAGCTCAAGGGCAAGATCGAGTCGCAGGCCCAGGCTGAGATGTCCGAGTCGCAACGCCAGTACTACCTGCGGCAGCAGCTGAAGGCCATCCAGGAGCAGCTCGGGGAGGGCGAGTCCACCGAGCTCGGCGACCTCAAGAAGAAGATCGACGACGCCCGGCTGCCGGAGGCCGTGCGGAAGCAGGTGGACCGCGAGGTCGACCGGCTGTCGCGGATGAGCGGCGGCGGCGCGGCGGAAGCGCAGATGATCCGCACCTACATCGACTGGGTGCTGGAAGTCCCCTGGGCGGTCACGACCGAGGACCGGCTGGATCCGGTGGCGGCGCGGGCCGTGCTCGACGCCGACCACTACGACCTCGACAAGGTGAAGGAGCGCATCGTCGAATACCTGGCCGTCCGGAAGCTCAAGGGCGACATGAAGGGCCCGATCCTGTGCTTCGTCGGCCCGCCGGGCGTGGGCAAGACGTCGCTCGGGCAGTCGATCGCGCGGGCGATGCAGCGGAAGTTCGTGCGCATCTCGCTCGGCGGCGTGCGCGACGAGGCCGAGATCCGCGGCCACCGCCGGACCTACATCGGGTCCATGCCCGGGCGCATCGTGCAGGCGCTCAAGCAGGCGGGGTCGATGAACCCGGTGTTCATGCTCGACGAGGCCGACAAGCTCGCGGCCGGCATCCAGGGCGACCCGGCCGCGGCGCTGCTCGAGGTGCTCGACCCGGCGCAGAACCACACCTTCCGCGACCACTACCTCGAGGTGCCGATCGACCTCTCCAAGGTGCTCTTCATCGCCACGGCGAACCAGCTCGGCACGATGCACCCGGCGCTGCTCGACCGCATGGAAATCATCCAGCTCTCGGGCTACACCGAAGAGGACAAGGTCCACATCGCGCGCACCTACCTGATTCCCCGGCAGCTGGCCGAGCACGGGCTCGCCGCCGGAGCCGTCGCGTTCGAGGACGGCGCGCTGCGGGCCGTCATCGGCGAGCACACGCGGGAAGCCGGCGTCCGGAGCCTGGAGCGCCGCATCGGCACCATCGCCCGCAAGGTGGCTGCCAAGGTCGCGGCCGCCTCCGATCCGGCCGGCGTGGAGCCCACCGTCGTCACGGCGGCGGCGCTCGAGGACTACCTGGGCCCCGCCCGCTTCAAGCGCGAGGTGGCGTTCCGCACCTCGGCCCCCGGCGTGGCCACGGGCCTGGCCTGGACCGAGGCCGGCGGCGACGTGCTCTTCATCGAGGCCTCGCTGCTGCCGGGAGGCAAGGAGCAGATCATCCTCACCGGCCAGCTCGGCAACGTGATGCAGGAGTCGGCGCGGGCGGCCGTGAGCCACATCCGCGCGCAGGCCGGCGCCCTGGGCGTCGATCCGGCGTTCCTCCGCAACCGGGACCTCCACGTGCACGTCCCCGCCGGCGCCATCCCCAAGGACGGCCCGTCGGCCGGCGTGACGATGGCCACCGCGATCCTGTCGGCGGCCACGGGGCGCCCGGTCCGGGCCGACGTCGCGATGACGGGCGAGATCACGCTGAGCGGCATGGTGCTCCCCGTGGGCGGGATTCGCGAGAAGGTGCTGGCCGCCCGGCGGTCCGGCGTGAAGACCGTGATCCTGCCGGCCCTCAACGAGTCAGACCTCGTGGACATCCCGGACGACCTCAGGCGCGACATGACGTTCGTCTTCGCCAAGACCCTGGAGGACGTGCTGGCCGCGGCGCTGGGCGCGAGGCCGGCGGCGCCGGCGGCGCCCGTGCTGGCGCACGGTCCCCAGGACGTCGACGCCTAG
- a CDS encoding methyltransferase domain-containing protein — translation MALFSDRSTDKYLGADAATRALSSTAVENAFVERVYEKLSGVYDLTFGPTLHPGRLQALDRMAIDAGASVLEVGVGTGINLGLYPRACQVTGIDLSTGMLDKARERIQKKGLRNCRVMEMDAAALSFDDDTFDIVYAPYLISVVPDPVAVAREMRRVCRPGGRIVILNHFKSDNPVLSRIETAISPMTVHIGFKSDLDLYGFLRQAELTPISIQKVNLLSMWSLVTCVKDA, via the coding sequence ATGGCCTTGTTCAGCGATCGGTCGACCGACAAGTACCTCGGCGCAGATGCCGCCACCCGTGCGTTGTCGTCGACGGCGGTCGAGAACGCCTTCGTCGAGCGGGTCTACGAGAAGCTGTCCGGGGTGTACGACCTGACCTTCGGCCCCACGCTCCACCCGGGCCGCCTGCAGGCGCTGGATCGCATGGCGATCGACGCCGGCGCGTCGGTGCTCGAAGTGGGCGTGGGCACGGGTATCAACCTGGGGCTGTATCCTCGCGCCTGCCAGGTCACGGGCATCGATCTCTCCACCGGAATGCTCGACAAGGCCCGGGAGCGCATCCAGAAGAAGGGCCTCAGGAACTGCCGCGTGATGGAGATGGACGCGGCGGCGCTCAGCTTCGACGACGACACCTTCGACATCGTCTACGCGCCGTACCTGATCAGCGTCGTGCCGGACCCGGTGGCCGTCGCCCGCGAGATGCGCCGCGTCTGCCGCCCTGGCGGCCGTATCGTCATCCTGAATCACTTCAAGAGCGACAACCCCGTCCTCTCCCGGATCGAGACCGCGATCTCGCCGATGACCGTGCACATCGGCTTCAAGTCCGATCTGGATCTCTACGGGTTCCTCCGCCAGGCCGAGCTCACGCCCATCTCGATCCAGAAGGTCAACCTCCTGTCGATGTGGTCGCTCGTCACCTGCGTCAAGGACGCCTGA
- a CDS encoding cupin domain-containing protein, with the protein MERRDVLKAGAAIVVGRVAGGDRALAQAPARPASQTRSLGIHPLSPALDGWQGTILEVTYPPGQVGASHQHPGPTFGYVVRGSIRWAINGEPAKVLGPGQSFYEPMGAVHSTSANASETEPAVIAVVILGKPGEPLSKPATAKPGGE; encoded by the coding sequence ATGGAACGTCGTGACGTACTCAAGGCCGGGGCGGCCATCGTCGTGGGCCGCGTGGCGGGAGGCGACCGTGCCCTGGCGCAGGCGCCCGCGCGCCCCGCGTCCCAGACCAGGTCCCTCGGCATCCACCCGCTCAGCCCCGCCCTCGACGGCTGGCAGGGCACGATTCTGGAAGTGACGTATCCGCCGGGGCAGGTCGGCGCGTCGCACCAGCATCCCGGGCCGACCTTCGGTTACGTGGTGCGGGGCAGCATCCGCTGGGCGATCAACGGCGAGCCGGCGAAGGTGCTCGGGCCCGGCCAGTCGTTCTACGAGCCCATGGGGGCCGTGCACTCGACCTCGGCCAATGCCAGTGAGACCGAGCCTGCCGTCATCGCGGTGGTGATCCTCGGCAAGCCGGGCGAGCCGCTGTCGAAGCCCGCGACGGCGAAGCCGGGCGGCGAGTAG
- a CDS encoding Xaa-Pro peptidase family protein, which translates to MISRRSLITSGALAAGSLGSPFSVARAEQAGAALPPSIASLSSMRGTATPITKDERRSRVDKARRLMADNGLDALMLTGGTSLVYFSGIRWGLSERLFTLVIPKSGEPFVVTPAFEEDRAREQFATSPFTGTPDVRTWEEHESPYARVAQGLKDRGISTGRLGIEETVRHVFSDGLAKAAPGLTLASGTPVTAGCRAVKDQHELALMKHASAVTLKAYEAAWKALAPGMTQNDFQRLISAAHDKLGYPGGASVQTAEYSALPHGSITPQVIKEGDIILIDGGCAVEGYQSDISRTFLLGRPTDKMKKVFEIEFAAQTAALKAARPGVPCEAVDAAARKVIEDAGYGPGYKYFTHRVGHGMGMDGHEWPYLVKGNTLPLAPGMTFSDEPGIYIRGEFGVRLEDDMYITEDGAALMTPQSRSLEAPFATT; encoded by the coding sequence ATGATTTCCCGCCGTTCGCTCATCACTTCCGGCGCCCTGGCCGCCGGGTCGCTCGGGTCGCCGTTCTCCGTCGCGCGGGCCGAGCAGGCCGGCGCGGCCCTGCCGCCCTCGATCGCCTCGCTGTCGTCGATGCGCGGGACGGCCACGCCGATCACGAAGGACGAGCGCCGGAGCCGCGTCGACAAGGCGCGGCGCCTGATGGCCGACAACGGCCTCGACGCGCTGATGCTCACCGGCGGCACGTCGCTCGTGTACTTCAGCGGCATCCGCTGGGGCTTGAGCGAACGTCTGTTCACGCTGGTGATTCCGAAGTCGGGCGAGCCGTTCGTCGTGACGCCGGCCTTCGAGGAGGACCGCGCGCGCGAGCAGTTCGCGACGAGCCCGTTCACGGGGACGCCCGACGTGCGGACGTGGGAGGAGCACGAGAGCCCGTACGCGCGCGTCGCGCAGGGCCTGAAGGACCGCGGCATCTCCACCGGACGCCTCGGCATCGAGGAGACCGTGCGGCACGTCTTCTCGGACGGGCTCGCGAAGGCCGCGCCCGGCCTGACGCTGGCCAGCGGGACGCCGGTGACGGCGGGCTGCCGCGCGGTCAAGGACCAGCACGAGCTGGCGCTCATGAAGCACGCGTCGGCCGTGACCCTGAAGGCGTACGAGGCGGCGTGGAAGGCCCTCGCGCCGGGCATGACCCAGAACGACTTCCAGCGCCTGATCTCGGCCGCGCACGACAAGCTCGGCTACCCGGGCGGCGCCTCGGTGCAGACGGCGGAGTACTCGGCCCTGCCCCACGGCTCGATCACGCCCCAGGTCATCAAGGAGGGCGACATCATCCTCATCGACGGCGGATGCGCGGTGGAGGGCTATCAGTCCGACATCAGCCGGACGTTCCTGCTCGGCAGGCCGACCGACAAGATGAAGAAGGTGTTCGAGATCGAGTTCGCGGCCCAGACCGCGGCGCTGAAGGCGGCGCGGCCGGGCGTGCCGTGCGAGGCCGTGGACGCGGCGGCGCGGAAGGTGATCGAGGACGCCGGCTACGGCCCTGGCTACAAGTACTTCACGCACCGCGTCGGCCACGGCATGGGCATGGACGGCCACGAGTGGCCGTACCTCGTGAAAGGCAACACGCTCCCGCTCGCGCCCGGCATGACGTTCAGCGACGAGCCCGGCATCTACATCCGCGGCGAGTTCGGCGTGCGCCTCGAGGACGACATGTACATCACCGAGGACGGCGCGGCGCTCATGACGCCGCAGAGCCGGTCGCTCGAGGCCCCGTTCGCGACGACTTAG
- the lepB gene encoding signal peptidase I, whose translation MEPSDRDSADLPAPLDDAPSARAGIDGGDPQAAGTTHAFPLDAPTGAFPGMRTASTPAPDPGPQTFTAVPLSGFGAPPAAPAGPGFVPADAPPSRADRLAAWHEEFWAWMKTLASAALYAVVIVTFVFQVARVEGLSMAPTLDDQDRLIVNKLIYRISSPRRGDIVMLYYPLDPDKMFVKRVIAEEDDQVRIVDGRVYVNDVPMPSEYVPAEYQSHDDWGPQVVPHGHYFVMGDHRNNSQDSRHFGFVPKRYIVGKVQVRWWPVPTARTF comes from the coding sequence GTGGAGCCGTCCGACCGCGACTCAGCCGACCTCCCCGCTCCCCTCGACGACGCTCCATCGGCCCGCGCCGGGATTGACGGCGGCGACCCGCAGGCCGCGGGCACCACGCACGCGTTCCCGCTCGACGCGCCGACCGGGGCATTCCCGGGCATGCGGACCGCGTCCACGCCCGCGCCGGACCCTGGCCCACAGACGTTCACGGCGGTGCCGCTCAGCGGCTTCGGCGCCCCTCCGGCGGCCCCGGCCGGGCCCGGCTTCGTGCCCGCGGACGCGCCGCCTTCCCGCGCCGATCGGCTGGCCGCGTGGCACGAGGAGTTCTGGGCGTGGATGAAGACGCTGGCGTCCGCCGCGCTCTACGCCGTCGTCATCGTGACGTTCGTCTTCCAGGTGGCGCGCGTCGAGGGGCTCAGCATGGCTCCCACGCTGGACGATCAGGATCGGCTCATCGTCAACAAGCTGATCTACCGGATCTCGTCGCCGCGCCGCGGTGACATCGTGATGCTCTACTACCCGCTCGATCCCGACAAGATGTTCGTCAAGCGGGTCATCGCCGAGGAAGACGATCAGGTCCGAATCGTCGACGGCCGCGTCTACGTCAACGACGTCCCGATGCCGAGCGAATACGTGCCGGCCGAGTACCAGAGTCACGACGACTGGGGGCCGCAGGTGGTCCCGCACGGCCACTACTTCGTGATGGGCGACCACCGCAACAACAGCCAGGACAGCCGCCACTTCGGGTTCGTCCCGAAGCGCTACATCGTCGGTAAGGTGCAGGTGCGGTGGTGGCCCGTGCCCACCGCGCGCACGTTCTAG
- a CDS encoding beta-ketoacyl-[acyl-carrier-protein] synthase family protein, producing the protein MTPPRIVISGIGVVSTFGVGRERYWDHVSRGASGTRAVTEFDVSTYPCRVAASVPPVDISAAVEVDGEAADGWTSRADPKRYSRAALFGVLAGREAWQDAGLRVDEPGAGVIVGTGGGGIDVTEYGYREFFTNGGRHVTPYAIAIGICGMVSSEISMSLGLHGISHVLSTGCTSSTDAIGYAASLLRAGDADVLLTGGVDGCVLPGMLYGFGRMRAVSTHYNDRPAEASRPFDRGRDGFVLGEGAWMIALEREDRARARGARIYASVDGYASTCDAYHRVQMDPDGREIVRCMETALARAGCARERIGYVNYHGTSTPLNDAVEARCTRLAFGAHADRLAGSSTKSMIGHPQGASGAAGVVATALALARGFLPPTINLTDPDPSCDLDFLPITGRAAQVEAALCNCLGFGSKNSALVLGAIG; encoded by the coding sequence GTGACCCCGCCTCGCATCGTCATCTCCGGTATCGGCGTCGTGTCCACGTTCGGCGTGGGCCGTGAGCGCTACTGGGACCACGTGTCCCGGGGCGCCAGCGGCACGCGCGCCGTCACCGAGTTCGACGTCTCCACCTATCCCTGCCGGGTGGCCGCCTCCGTGCCTCCGGTGGACATCTCGGCCGCGGTCGAGGTGGACGGCGAGGCCGCGGACGGGTGGACGTCGCGCGCGGACCCGAAGCGCTACTCCCGCGCCGCGCTCTTCGGCGTGCTCGCCGGACGCGAGGCCTGGCAGGATGCCGGCCTCCGCGTGGACGAGCCGGGCGCCGGAGTCATCGTGGGGACCGGGGGCGGCGGCATCGACGTGACCGAGTACGGCTACCGCGAGTTCTTCACGAACGGCGGCCGGCACGTCACGCCGTACGCGATCGCCATCGGCATCTGCGGCATGGTGTCGAGCGAGATCTCGATGTCGCTCGGCCTGCACGGCATCAGCCACGTGCTGTCCACCGGCTGCACCTCGTCCACCGACGCCATCGGGTATGCGGCCTCGCTGTTGAGGGCGGGGGACGCCGACGTACTGCTCACGGGCGGCGTCGATGGCTGCGTCCTGCCGGGCATGCTCTACGGCTTCGGCCGGATGCGCGCCGTGTCCACGCACTACAACGACCGTCCGGCGGAGGCGTCCCGGCCGTTCGATCGGGGCCGCGACGGCTTCGTCCTCGGCGAAGGCGCCTGGATGATCGCGCTCGAGCGCGAGGACCGGGCTCGCGCCCGCGGCGCCCGGATCTACGCGAGCGTGGATGGCTACGCCTCGACCTGCGACGCGTACCATCGGGTGCAGATGGACCCGGACGGACGCGAGATCGTGCGGTGCATGGAGACGGCCCTCGCCAGGGCGGGGTGCGCCCGGGAGCGGATCGGCTACGTGAACTACCACGGCACGTCCACGCCCCTGAACGACGCGGTCGAGGCGCGGTGCACGCGGCTCGCCTTCGGCGCGCACGCCGATCGCCTCGCCGGATCGTCGACCAAGTCCATGATCGGCCATCCACAGGGGGCGAGCGGGGCGGCCGGCGTCGTGGCGACGGCCCTGGCGCTGGCGCGGGGGTTCCTGCCGCCGACCATCAACCTCACCGACCCGGATCCGTCGTGCGATCTCGACTTCCTGCCGATCACGGGCCGCGCCGCGCAGGTCGAGGCCGCCCTCTGCAATTGCCTCGGGTTCGGATCGAAGAACAGCGCCCTCGTGCTCGGCGCCATCGGATGA
- a CDS encoding GDP-mannose 4,6-dehydratase, whose protein sequence is MESVVKSWEGRRVFVTGATGLLGAWLVDELVRRGAEVVCLVRDWLPDTHFVRADLAARTTLVHGDLVDHPLLVRALNEHEIDSVFHLGAQTIVGVASRHPLSTFESNVRGTWNLLEAARACGPRIARVVVASSDKAYGQQEVLPYTEATALEGRFPYDVSKSCADLIALSYFHTYRLPVAITRCGNLFGGGDLNFNRLVPGTIRSALRGESPVIRSDGRYVREYFYVRDAVDAYLALAERVPDLAGHAFNFGSGETYTVLEMVEKILAVMGKTALAPTVLNQAVHEIPEQALDCGKAKAVLGWEPTFRLEAGLRETVAWYETYLAQGHPVRPAAGPVDA, encoded by the coding sequence GTGGAAAGTGTGGTGAAGTCCTGGGAGGGGCGTCGGGTCTTCGTGACCGGCGCCACGGGCCTGCTCGGGGCCTGGCTGGTGGACGAGCTCGTGCGGCGCGGCGCCGAGGTCGTCTGCCTCGTCCGCGACTGGCTGCCCGACACCCACTTCGTCCGGGCCGACCTGGCGGCGCGCACCACCCTGGTGCACGGCGACCTCGTCGATCATCCGCTGCTCGTGCGCGCGCTCAACGAGCACGAGATCGACAGCGTGTTCCACCTGGGCGCGCAGACGATCGTGGGGGTCGCGTCACGCCATCCGCTGTCCACGTTCGAGTCGAACGTCCGCGGCACCTGGAACCTGCTCGAGGCGGCCCGGGCGTGCGGCCCGCGCATCGCGCGCGTCGTCGTGGCGTCGAGCGACAAGGCGTACGGACAACAGGAGGTCCTGCCGTACACGGAGGCGACCGCGCTCGAAGGCCGCTTCCCGTACGACGTCTCGAAGTCGTGCGCGGACCTCATCGCGCTGTCCTACTTCCACACCTACCGCCTGCCGGTCGCGATCACGCGGTGCGGCAACCTGTTCGGAGGCGGCGACCTCAACTTCAACCGCCTCGTGCCTGGCACCATCCGGTCCGCCCTTCGGGGCGAATCGCCCGTCATCCGCAGCGACGGGCGCTACGTTCGGGAGTACTTCTACGTCCGCGACGCCGTGGACGCCTACCTCGCGCTGGCCGAGCGGGTGCCCGACCTGGCGGGGCATGCCTTCAATTTCGGCAGCGGCGAGACCTACACGGTGCTCGAGATGGTCGAGAAGATCCTGGCCGTGATGGGGAAGACGGCCCTCGCGCCCACGGTGCTGAACCAGGCGGTCCATGAGATCCCCGAGCAGGCCCTCGACTGCGGCAAGGCGAAGGCCGTGCTCGGCTGGGAGCCCACGTTCAGGCTGGAGGCGGGGCTTCGCGAGACCGTTGCCTGGTACGAGACCTACCTGGCCCAGGGACATCCCGTTCGTCCCGCCGCCGGGCCCGTGGACGCGTAA